The Streptomyces europaeiscabiei genome window below encodes:
- a CDS encoding trypsin-like serine peptidase: MSFIRRRGLTAAAAVIVAVMVTTTACGKTEESGAKASDSTTAQAGAGDDIDTGENEGGGDTTVGGFKLPEGVPTDLTGDALRKWKDGGWQDFGGDWPSRAEDFANPYIEDFWTPERIAEAEENLPELPAVAEAGNTAAGGGKTTQVWLPDGKVKKQQATKVKATYHKNAAPVGKLFFTTPQGSSVCSAAVVKDPAHPGKSNLVWTAGHCVHAGKGGGWYRNIAFVPSFNNTGKLNIAQASKDYRAGNVSPYGLTWADWATTSGTWIKGGAAGEGTVAAAYDYAVLHVKPEKGSKSLEERLGSALPVWFNAPAANKVKNMKVRGYPAEAPYDGSKMYHCQGATKRFVLGHSYPSDYPAQYMVGCTMNGGASGGPWFTTYKGRTYLVSNNSLSDRSTFITGPRLGKNAKQVYLATSNKFK, from the coding sequence ATGTCATTCATACGCCGCCGCGGACTCACGGCCGCTGCCGCCGTGATCGTCGCGGTCATGGTCACCACCACCGCCTGCGGCAAGACCGAGGAGAGCGGGGCCAAGGCCTCGGACTCGACGACCGCCCAGGCGGGCGCGGGCGACGACATCGACACCGGCGAGAACGAGGGCGGAGGTGACACGACCGTCGGCGGCTTCAAGCTCCCCGAGGGCGTGCCCACCGACCTCACCGGTGACGCGCTGCGGAAGTGGAAGGACGGTGGCTGGCAGGACTTCGGCGGCGACTGGCCCTCCAGGGCGGAGGACTTCGCCAACCCGTACATCGAGGACTTCTGGACGCCGGAGCGCATCGCCGAGGCCGAGGAGAACCTCCCGGAGCTGCCGGCGGTCGCCGAGGCGGGCAACACGGCCGCCGGTGGCGGCAAGACCACCCAGGTCTGGCTGCCCGACGGCAAGGTCAAGAAGCAGCAGGCCACCAAGGTCAAGGCGACCTACCACAAGAACGCCGCCCCGGTCGGCAAGCTCTTCTTCACCACGCCCCAGGGGTCGAGCGTCTGCTCCGCCGCCGTCGTGAAGGACCCGGCGCACCCGGGCAAGTCCAACCTCGTGTGGACCGCCGGGCACTGCGTGCACGCGGGCAAGGGCGGCGGCTGGTACCGCAACATCGCCTTCGTGCCGTCCTTCAACAACACGGGCAAGCTGAACATCGCCCAGGCGTCGAAGGACTACCGCGCGGGCAACGTCTCCCCTTACGGCCTCACCTGGGCCGACTGGGCCACCACCTCCGGCACCTGGATCAAGGGTGGCGCCGCCGGCGAGGGCACCGTGGCCGCCGCGTACGACTACGCCGTCCTCCACGTGAAGCCGGAGAAGGGCTCCAAGTCCCTGGAGGAGCGCCTCGGTTCGGCCCTGCCGGTGTGGTTCAACGCGCCCGCCGCCAACAAGGTCAAGAACATGAAGGTCCGCGGCTACCCGGCCGAGGCCCCGTACGACGGCTCGAAGATGTACCACTGCCAGGGCGCCACCAAGCGCTTCGTCCTCGGCCACAGCTACCCGAGCGACTACCCGGCCCAGTACATGGTCGGCTGCACCATGAACGGCGGCGCCTCCGGCGGCCCCTGGTTCACGACCTACAAGGGCCGCACCTACCTGGTCTCCAACAACTCCCTGAGCGACCGCTCCACGTTCATCACCGGGCCGCGCCTCGGCAAGAACGCCAAGCAGGTCTACCTGGCGACCAGCAACAAGTTCAAGTAG